A genomic stretch from Streptomyces venezuelae ATCC 10712 includes:
- a CDS encoding glycerol-3-phosphate dehydrogenase/oxidase: MNPTSSTALPGSSLHAERRRRELDRLADGDVVDVLVVGLGATGAGAALDAATRGLRVAAIDAHDLAFGTSRWSSKLIHGGLRYLASGQLDVAHESAVERGILMERTAPHLVRAQPFVLPLTPLVSRGQAALARAGFVAGDLLRVGARTSRRTLPQPRTLSAVETRHLAPALRPVGLRGGLLSWDGRLSDDARLVTAIARTAAAHGARVLTRCRALELHGDGALVRDETTGQELRVRARTVVNATGVWAGGLIDDIRLRPSRGTHLVLRSETLGRLSAGLHIPIPGETNRFVLVLPQGDGRVYVGLTDEPVDGDVPDVPEVPETDIGFLLDVLGSALDVTVHRSDVAGAFAGLRPLLDTRDQQGRTADISRKHAVLTSPDGVVTVVGGKLTTYRRMAQDAVDAAVAVRGLSAGACRTASVPLVGAARPQTLAGLDVPPRLVQRYGSEAPAVHALGLEDPALAEPVVPGHPVTGAELVWAVRHEGALDTSDLLDRRTRIGVVPEDRALAEAAARDALARTAPAH; this comes from the coding sequence ATGAACCCCACGAGCAGCACCGCCCTGCCCGGCTCCTCGCTCCACGCCGAGCGGCGCCGGCGCGAACTGGACCGGCTCGCCGACGGCGACGTCGTCGACGTACTCGTCGTGGGGCTGGGCGCCACCGGCGCCGGAGCCGCGCTCGACGCCGCCACCCGCGGGCTCCGGGTCGCCGCGATCGACGCCCACGACCTCGCGTTCGGCACCTCCCGCTGGAGCTCCAAGCTGATCCACGGCGGGCTGCGCTACCTCGCGTCCGGGCAGCTCGACGTCGCCCACGAGAGCGCCGTCGAACGCGGCATCCTCATGGAGCGCACCGCCCCCCACCTGGTCCGCGCCCAGCCCTTCGTGCTCCCCCTCACCCCGCTCGTCAGCCGCGGCCAGGCCGCCCTCGCCCGCGCCGGGTTCGTCGCGGGCGACCTGCTGCGCGTCGGTGCCCGCACCTCGCGCCGCACGCTGCCGCAGCCGCGCACGCTGTCCGCCGTCGAGACCCGCCACCTCGCTCCGGCCCTGCGCCCCGTCGGCCTGCGCGGCGGACTGCTCTCCTGGGACGGACGGCTCTCCGACGACGCCCGCCTGGTGACCGCGATCGCCCGCACCGCGGCCGCCCACGGTGCCCGGGTCCTCACCCGCTGCCGGGCGCTGGAACTCCACGGCGACGGCGCCCTGGTGCGCGACGAGACCACCGGCCAGGAGCTGCGCGTCCGCGCCCGCACCGTCGTCAACGCGACCGGAGTGTGGGCGGGCGGCCTGATCGACGACATACGGCTCCGGCCCTCGCGCGGCACCCATCTCGTCCTGCGGTCGGAGACCCTCGGCCGGCTCTCCGCCGGACTGCACATCCCGATCCCGGGCGAGACCAACCGCTTCGTGCTCGTCCTGCCCCAGGGCGACGGGCGCGTGTACGTCGGCCTCACCGACGAGCCGGTCGACGGCGACGTCCCCGACGTCCCTGAGGTCCCCGAGACGGACATCGGCTTCCTCCTCGACGTCCTGGGGTCCGCGCTGGACGTCACCGTCCACCGCTCCGACGTGGCCGGGGCCTTCGCCGGACTGCGCCCCCTGCTCGACACCCGGGACCAGCAGGGCCGCACGGCGGACATCTCACGCAAGCACGCCGTGCTCACCTCGCCCGACGGCGTCGTCACCGTCGTCGGCGGCAAGCTGACCACGTACCGCCGCATGGCCCAGGACGCCGTCGACGCGGCCGTCGCCGTCCGCGGCCTGTCGGCCGGCGCCTGCCGCACCGCGTCCGTCCCCCTCGTCGGCGCGGCCCGCCCGCAGACCCTCGCCGGTCTCGACGTGCCACCGCGCCTCGTACAGCGCTACGGCTCCGAAGCCCCGGCCGTCCACGCCCTCGGCCTCGAGGACCCGGCCCTAGCCGAGCCCGTCGTGCCCGGCCACCCCGTCACGGGCGCCGAACTGGTGTGGGCGGTCCGCCATGAGGGCGCCCTCGACACCTCCGACCTCCTCGACCGCCGCACCCGCATCGGCGTGGTCCCGGAGGACCGCGCCCTCGCCGAAGCGGCGGCCCGGGACGCCCTCGCCCGTACGGCCCCGGCACACTGA
- a CDS encoding TetR/AcrR family transcriptional regulator, translated as MTPIRHNHADADPVLDAARDCVLAVGVRRTTLTDVARRAGVSRMTLYRRWPDVRTLVGDLMTREWISVAAGAMPPADDDLPERARIVEGLVAGVAAFRSHPLFRKILDVDPELLLPYVLDRRGASQDALLGLLLTALEEGHEDGSVRRAHPEVQARSLLLVVQSFTLSLRTMTDEHDPRLSEAAFLEELRTLLERTLAP; from the coding sequence ATGACGCCCATTCGTCACAACCATGCGGACGCAGATCCCGTACTCGACGCGGCACGCGACTGCGTGCTCGCCGTCGGCGTACGGCGAACCACCCTCACCGACGTCGCCCGGCGGGCCGGTGTGTCCCGGATGACGCTGTACCGACGCTGGCCCGACGTGCGGACCCTCGTCGGCGACCTGATGACCCGTGAGTGGATCTCCGTCGCCGCCGGCGCCATGCCGCCCGCCGACGACGACCTGCCCGAACGGGCCCGGATCGTCGAGGGGCTGGTGGCCGGAGTCGCCGCCTTCCGGTCCCACCCGCTGTTCCGGAAGATCCTCGACGTCGACCCCGAGCTGCTCCTGCCGTACGTCCTCGACCGGCGGGGCGCCAGCCAGGACGCCCTGCTCGGACTGCTCCTCACGGCACTGGAAGAAGGGCACGAGGACGGTTCCGTACGCCGCGCCCACCCCGAGGTGCAGGCCCGGTCGCTCCTGCTCGTCGTCCAGTCCTTCACGCTCTCGCTGCGCACCATGACCGACGAGCACGATCCCCGACTGAGCGAAGCCGCCTTCCTCGAAGAGCTGCGCACCCTGCTGGAGAGGACCCTCGCCCCATGA
- a CDS encoding FAD-binding oxidoreductase, whose amino-acid sequence MDMLWSGWGDPAKAAPLPESVTGLLRDLLGVTPRENGPATLADIDVPAPALTDEAREALRAAVAAPDGLRDDTESRIRHTRGKSTPDLLRIRAGEVDDIPAAVVLPGGHDEVLAVLRACADHGLSAVPFGGGTSVVGGLAPTTKRPFVALDLRRLDQLLALDEVSRTATLHPGLRGPQCEALLNERGWTLGHFPQSYEWASIGGFAAARSSGQASAGYGRFDEMVLGLKVATPEGTLWSGRAPRSAAGPDLRQLLLGSEGALGVITSVTVRIRPLPEKRIYEGWRFASFEAGTEALRRLAQDGPRPTVLRLSDESETFIGLAQPNAIGTTELPQNPGCMAIVGFEGTEADTTARRAAAREVLLACDGEFLGEEAGDKWQHGRYDAPYLRDALLDAGAFAETLETAAFWSAIPGLYRAVREALTHTLTEAGTPPLVMCHISHTYENGASLYFTVVSAQGEDAVAHWAPVKQAANDAILAAGGTISHHHGVGTDHRDWYAREIGPLGVRILQAVKAEIDPSGVLSPGVLIPLR is encoded by the coding sequence GTGGACATGTTGTGGAGCGGCTGGGGCGACCCGGCCAAGGCGGCACCCCTGCCCGAATCGGTGACCGGTCTGCTGCGGGACCTGCTCGGCGTCACACCGCGCGAGAACGGCCCGGCCACCCTCGCCGACATCGACGTGCCCGCCCCGGCACTCACCGATGAGGCGAGGGAAGCGCTGCGCGCCGCCGTCGCCGCCCCCGACGGCCTGCGGGACGACACCGAGAGCCGCATCCGGCACACCCGGGGCAAGTCCACCCCCGACCTCCTGCGCATCCGCGCCGGCGAGGTGGACGACATCCCCGCCGCCGTCGTCCTTCCCGGCGGTCACGACGAGGTCCTCGCCGTCCTGCGGGCCTGCGCGGACCACGGCCTGTCCGCCGTCCCGTTCGGCGGCGGAACCTCCGTCGTCGGCGGCCTCGCGCCCACCACGAAGCGCCCGTTCGTCGCCCTCGACCTGCGACGCCTCGACCAGCTCCTCGCCCTCGACGAGGTGTCGCGCACCGCCACCCTGCACCCCGGCCTGCGCGGCCCCCAGTGCGAGGCGCTGCTCAACGAGCGGGGCTGGACGCTCGGCCACTTCCCGCAGTCCTACGAATGGGCGTCCATCGGCGGATTCGCCGCGGCCCGCTCCAGCGGCCAGGCCTCGGCCGGCTACGGCCGCTTCGACGAGATGGTCCTCGGCCTGAAGGTCGCCACCCCCGAGGGCACCCTCTGGAGCGGCCGCGCCCCGCGCTCCGCCGCCGGTCCCGACCTGCGCCAACTACTCCTCGGCTCCGAAGGCGCCCTCGGAGTGATCACCTCGGTGACCGTACGCATCCGCCCGCTGCCCGAGAAGCGGATCTACGAAGGCTGGCGCTTCGCCTCCTTCGAGGCCGGCACGGAGGCACTGCGCCGACTCGCCCAGGACGGCCCGCGCCCCACGGTGCTGCGGCTGTCGGACGAGTCCGAGACCTTCATCGGACTCGCGCAGCCGAACGCCATCGGCACCACCGAACTCCCGCAGAACCCCGGCTGCATGGCCATCGTCGGCTTCGAGGGCACCGAGGCGGACACCACCGCCCGCCGCGCCGCCGCCCGCGAGGTCCTCCTCGCCTGCGACGGAGAGTTCCTCGGCGAGGAGGCCGGCGACAAGTGGCAGCACGGCCGCTACGACGCGCCCTACCTGCGCGACGCGCTGCTCGACGCCGGCGCGTTCGCCGAGACGCTGGAGACGGCCGCCTTCTGGTCCGCGATCCCCGGCCTCTACCGGGCGGTCCGCGAGGCGCTCACCCACACCCTCACCGAGGCCGGCACCCCGCCGCTCGTCATGTGCCACATCTCGCACACGTACGAGAACGGCGCCTCGCTGTACTTCACCGTCGTCTCCGCACAGGGCGAGGACGCCGTCGCGCACTGGGCGCCGGTCAAGCAGGCGGCGAACGACGCGATCCTGGCGGCCGGCGGCACCATCAGCCACCACCACGGTGTCGGCACCGACCACCGCGACTGGTACGCCCGCGAGATCGGCCCCCTCGGCGTCCGCATCCTCCAGGCCGTCAAGGCCGAGATCGACCCGTCCGGCGTCCTCAGCCCCGGGGTCCTGATCCCCCTCCGCTGA
- a CDS encoding diacylglycerol/lipid kinase family protein gives MRQFTAVVNPTAGGSSGTASLLPLARLLREGGARLDTVYSRSLEHARELAREAGAKGHVVLAVGGDGMAGTVGGALSGTDTVFGLVPAGRGNDFARALGLPTDAQGLAEVLLDGEPRAVDTIEVTSAEHPGIHVLGSVYAGVDAVANRHANTSRLLRGAASYYAGGLRAVLGWKPAAYRITIDGTRHERTGYTVVAANSGFYGFGRNIAPGARVDDGLLDIVVIKEAPKRLFFAMMNELKTGAHVNRPQIEILRGKEVRIEADRPLPYGADGEVDATLPVTLKVRPAALRVLS, from the coding sequence ATGCGACAGTTCACCGCCGTCGTCAACCCCACCGCAGGGGGTTCCAGCGGCACGGCGAGCCTGCTTCCGCTGGCCCGGCTGCTGCGGGAGGGGGGCGCGCGGCTCGACACCGTCTACAGCCGCAGCCTGGAACACGCACGGGAGCTCGCCCGGGAGGCCGGGGCGAAGGGGCACGTCGTGCTGGCCGTCGGCGGTGACGGCATGGCCGGCACCGTGGGCGGCGCACTCAGCGGCACGGACACGGTCTTCGGCCTGGTCCCCGCCGGCCGAGGCAACGACTTCGCGCGCGCCCTCGGACTCCCCACCGACGCCCAGGGCCTCGCCGAGGTACTGCTCGACGGCGAACCGCGGGCTGTCGACACCATCGAGGTGACGTCCGCCGAGCACCCCGGCATCCACGTCCTCGGCAGCGTGTACGCGGGCGTCGACGCGGTGGCCAACCGCCACGCCAACACCTCCCGTCTGCTGCGCGGCGCGGCCTCCTACTACGCGGGCGGCCTCCGGGCCGTCCTCGGTTGGAAGCCCGCCGCGTACCGCATCACGATCGACGGGACCCGGCACGAGCGCACCGGCTACACCGTGGTCGCGGCCAACTCCGGCTTCTACGGCTTCGGGCGGAACATCGCCCCCGGCGCGCGGGTCGACGACGGCCTCCTCGACATTGTGGTGATCAAGGAAGCACCCAAACGTCTCTTCTTCGCCATGATGAACGAGCTGAAGACGGGCGCGCACGTGAACCGCCCTCAGATCGAGATCCTGCGCGGCAAGGAGGTCCGCATCGAAGCCGACCGCCCCCTGCCGTACGGCGCGGACGGCGAGGTCGACGCGACCCTGCCGGTGACCCTCAAGGTCAGGCCCGCGGCCCTCCGCGTCCTGTCCTGA